The Sporocytophaga myxococcoides DSM 11118 genome segment TCAATAACAGAATCACCTGTAGCAGAAGTGCTTCAAAGAAAATGGGATGGAGATGAAGGCGGAGAAGATAAGAATAAACCTCGTGGTCCAGTTCCACAAATGAGAGAGGAAGAGGAGGCACCAGTTCAAAGATATGGTCCGGTACCGATGCAGTTCAAGACGGATTTAGAGGAAGAACCTGTCCAACGTAAAGGTCCTGTTCCGCCAATGAGTTCAGATGTGGAGGAACCTGTACAGCGTTATGGTCCGGTGCCAACGCAGTTACAGGAATCGGAGGAAGAAGAACCAGTTCAGCGAAAGGGCCCGGTTCCGTCTATAAACCATGGAGAAGGGATTTCACAAAACAACTCTAGCTCAGCATCCGGCAAGATGCCATCTTTAATACAAAGAAAGATGGAGTCTTCTTTCGGACAAGATTTTTCTGATGTAAACATTCACAAAGATTCATCACAATCAAAAGAGCTTAATGCATATGCGCATACACAGGGCAATGATATCCACTTTGCTCCCGGTATGTATAACCCTGAATCGCAGAAAGGTCAGGAGTTGCTTGGTCATGAATTGACACATGTGGTTCAGCAGCGCGAAGGAAGAGTGCAGCCAACAGTTCAGAAGAAAGGCGTAAACATCAATGATGATGAAGGACTGGAGAAAGAGGCGGATGAAATGGGATCAAAAGCTGCGAAGGGGGTGGAGACCGGGACTGTTCAAAGGGCTACGGGAGACGGTGTGCAGCTCAAGGCTTTAGAAGCAGATAAGGTAGATGCCTATTTCAAAGACTATGAAAAGTTTGCTCAGGATCAGCTGGATCACTGGTATTCAAAAAAGACAATTGCAGATGATAAGAAGCTGACAGGTGCAATGTTTTCAAAGGCTGCGAAAAAAGTTTATGATGAGAAAAAAGATCTAAGCTTTGTGGTACCTGTTGAATACGCACTTGCACAGGCAAGACTTGAAGGGGGTTTGATGGGCAAGGAACGGACAGAAGGGAACATATTCAATGTCGGTGCATTTGACAGTGGAGTCACATCGACGGAGCAAGGCATCAATGATAAGGAAAAAGGATTTGATGCTTATTACAAGCTTATGTCAGATAGTTTCCTCAATAATAAAACAGCTGACACATTGCTTGAGAATGGCAATTTCACAACAAAGAGCGGAGGTGTATACGCGACTAACCCTTTCTACGAAATTGAAATTAAGGCAGAAATTGGTCTGATGCATTACAGAGATTCTGAGTATGCATTATCCGGAACTGTAGGAAAAGGAAAGAAGAATGAAGCTCATGATGTAGAAATTGTTGGGGGATTATTAGCACAGCTGGGCTACATAACAAAGGATAAGGTAAAAGATACCGATGCCGTTTGTGCTGCTATCCTTGAATTCCAGACAAAAGAGCTAGCCCCGGAAGACGAAGAATGGTTTAAAAAACGAATGGACCTTGTGACGAATGCGACGGACAAGGAAAATATGAATATTAAGCTGAAGAATAATAAAGATGGTATAGTTGGCAAAGAGGGAACCACAATAGGATTGCTATACTTCAAAACAATTCTTAGCAGTAAAATTCCGGATTTAAAGGGCAGTGAAGGTACAAAAGAAGAAAATACTGCTGTTGAAACCGTTGTGAATAATGCCTCCGTAGTAAGCACACCTTCTGCGGAAAGCAGCGCAACTCCGGCGACACCATCAGATGTGAAAGTCGGAGTGAAGGATGGGCAGCCTGTTGGTAGCAAATCAGATATCATTAAGATACAGAAATCATTAAAAGCTCTGGGCTATTACCATGGAACTGCTGATGGCTTTATTACAAGAAAAGATGGTTCAGAAAGCGATACCGTTAAGGCTATTAAAAAATTCCAGAAAGATCATCAACTTTCTGAAAGTGGTAATATTGATGCAGGCACGGATGCAGAAATTGTAAAAGCTGTTGCTGCATTGCCTGCTGCTCCTGCTGTTACAACTCCTAAGGTAAAGGCAGCAACTAAAACCACACCAGCTACAAAAACCAATACAAACAAGCCAGCGGTTAAACCAGAGGCAGTGCCAGCAAAAAGTGCAGAGCAGATCTATAAGTTACATGGAGGAGAGATGCTGGCAATAGGTAAAGAGATGCTTACGGTATCAAAATCAAATCCTGGACTTGTTATTAAGATGCTTGATTATCTCAGCTGGTATGAAAAAGATAATCTTGCATATAATCTTAGCTCTCATCTTTCAGAATCGGATCTTTCTTCTATAGATAAGAAACTTGTTCAAAGGCTTTATAATGAACTTGACTCGGGATATACAAGTGATGCAGAGCAGAAGCAGCTAGATAAGCTGAATAAGTTTTTACCAAAAGCTGAAGTAGCAAAAGAAGTAGTTAAGGAAACTAAAAAGGAGACTAAGCCTAAAGTTCAAAATTCCAGTCTTGAAATTAGTGGAAGTGTAGGTAAAGGAGGAGACAATAAAGCCAAGGATGTGCTTAAGATTCAAGGCTTTCTTGTGAACTTTAATTATCTGGCATCTTCATCTGAAGAAATTACAGCTGTAAAAACATCGAATACCCAAAACCCTGAAACGAGGATTGATGATAAGAATCTGAAAGATACAATCGAGGCGATTAAGCAGTATCAGAAGTATGGTGCAACCACCAGCGCGTCTGTTGCATCTCAGGACGGTAAGATTTCTAAGGATAAGTATACTCACACTTCAATGAAAGAGATGAACAGAATTTATAATCAGTATAATGATCAGAAATTCGAAGGAGTAATAGCTAATGTTCTTTCAGATAGTCAGTGGAGAACGCAGTTCAGATATGGGTATAATTACAGAAATGGAGAAGACAGCAAGGAAAAGGAATACATAGATTTTGTAAAAGAAACAACAGGCTATGATGATCCGGCAGATTTACATAAAGCTTCTAATGATAAAATTAACAAGGTGAAGAATGAATTTGAAGGAGCAACATGGTGGGATACTGAGGGCGTTAAAGATAGTTCAATCAGAACAAGTCAAAAAGCAAGAGAAGCAAAACCAAACTATGTCTGTTGCTGGGATACTGCAAAGCTGATGCTTGGTTTCAGCGGAGCAACAGAAAAAGGAGATAATCATAAGGTTCAAACTTTTGTGAAAGATTCTCAAAGCGGGAAGTTTACCAATCAGGCAGAGCTTGGAGTAAAGTACATCGACGCTCAGTTGAAGAGTGGCAAGGCTGTGTTTGTTGGAATCGAAAAAGGAGCTGACAAAACTATTAATGAAGGAACCACTGACCATTATATTATTATTGTTGGAAAAGGGAAAGATGGTGACAAATGGTACTATAATTATTTTGATCCAGGAACAGTAAATAAAGCAAATGGGTACAACAAAGATAAGAATAGGCTTTATATTGGAAGTGACAAGAAAACTGTTGAAAATGGGAAAACGAAACTATCGCAAATAAGAGTAAATAATGAATAAGAGAAAGAGCATAATGGCAGCATTACTTGCTAGCCTCGTATTTTGCACAGCATGCAAAAGCGTTCCTGAAAAAGAAAAAACAGAACAAGCAAAAGATTCAATACCGATGGCCACTCAAGGCAAGAGCGATAAAATCATTTCAATAAAAACCAAACAGGTTCAGTTTCCTGAGTTCTCTATACTGGGAGACTTTAAGGCAGAAGTTTCTTTTGACAAAGTAAAGATTGCAGAGGTTAAAGTTTTTTCATCTAATAACAACGTTTATACGGAGACAGGAAGAACAGTTTTAACATATACTGCAATTGGAAAATTGGAAAAAGAAATCCGCATTCATTATGGTACAGAACCGTCAAAGGCGGACACTTTTCTGTATGAGAAGAACGATGAAGGATCACAAAGATCGGTTAAAGGTCCATATGAAACAGAAGTTGAACAGGATGATAATGGGATGATAATGAAGCGGATTGACTTTTCTGGTGAATTTCGTGATCATGTTTTAAATTATTATTCAGTTAGCAGAGATCAAAAAGGAAATGAAGAAGGAGCTCTGTTGGTTGAGGTTATAGGAGAAGATGCTGAAGTAAAGAAAATTAAGTTTGAATATACAGAGTTTGATCAGAAGGGGAACTGGGTAAAAAGGAAACGATTGACGGAATCAGTTTTCTATAGTGACAAAGAATTTGATGATTTCTATTTCGGAAGAAAGGATATTACTCAATTGCACTTTCCGATAACTTTTGCCGAAACCCCATACGAAACGATTGAAGAACGGGAGATTATTTATGAATAAAAGATCATTAGGATTTAGACATATTGTTTTTGTATAAAGTGAAATTATAAATGAATACAAGAGTTCTTAGTTTATTATTACTCATTACACTTTTTGGTTGTAAGCCAAGCACAGAAGGAGATAGCAATAAAACCGGTTTGCCTGATACTATTGCAGCGGAGTCTTCAAATCAAATAATACAATCTGAGTCGGATACATCTTCTGCAGAAATTCAACAAACAAATGAAGCATCTTCACTTCAATACGAATCGTATTGCAATGACAGATGGAAGTTATGCATGCAATTGCCCAAGGATCTTTTCGTACACAAAGGAAATACATGCAGTACTGTTGTGTGTGATGAATTCTTATCTAAAAATTCCCTAATATCATTTACTATCCATGAAGATATAAGTGAGTTTGAAAATTATAAGGATAAAGAATATTCCATGGAGGAAATCCTGAACCTTTATAAAAGTGTAGCACTTGGTGAGCAAGCTAATGTTGATTCGAGTTATATTGGAGAAGAGTCACTTTATTTTTCCGGAAAGAAAGATAATGAGTATAAAGTGAGAAAGATGATTATGAAGGATAACTCTTGCATCAATTTCACTATGGAATTTCCAGCTGACAGCATAAATATTTATAAACCCATAGCCTATAAGATTTTTAATTCGATTAAATAGAATAGATTCTGACAAATGCAGGTTTTTCTGTAAAAATAATTTTATTAGGTTTCCAAATGAATCCTTTGTTTTGGGATGTCGTAATAAAAGGGTCAAATAGAGGTATGGTCAGATTTTAAGATGGATTAGCATACCTTTAATTCTAAAGGAGAAGTTTTTTCATATAGTTTTTATAGGAGTAAGTTAGCAATGGGAGAGTTTTTACAAAAGCGTCGTCAGGATACAAAAAACCAAAATACCCACCAGTCACAACAAGCAAAGCAAGCGACGAAGGATAATCAAATTCAAAAGAAGGAAGCAGAACCTGAGCAGGATATTTCTTCTGAATCTCCGGTATCAGAGGTGTTACAGAGGAAATGGGATAATTCGGATAGTAGTGAAGATAATAACATTCGAAGAGGCCCGGTTCCACCAATGTCAGGAGGGGCAGAAAATGCAGTTCAGCGCAAGGGTCCCATCCCATTGCAATTTTATGCCCCAGATGTAGAAGAAGAATCTGTTCAGAAGAAAGGACCTATCCCCTTGCAACTTCAGTCATCGGACGAGGATGAAGAACCGGTTCAGCGCAAAGGCCCTGTACAAGCGATGGAGTCAGAAGAGGAGGAGGAAGAGACTGTTCAAAAAAAGGGCCCTGTACCGACGATGGCAATGGAGCCAGAAGGGCAATATGATACGGGTCGAGAAACAGCTTCAGATAAGTTGCCATCTACTGTCCAGGCAAAAATGGAAACTTCATTCGGGGAGGATTTCTCTAACGTCAACATTCACAAAGCTTCATCACAATCTAAGGATCTTAATGCGCTTGCCTATACACAAGGCAATGACATACACTTTGCTCCTGGTCAATACAATACTGAATCACAGAAGGGGCAAGAACTTCTTGGCCATGAACTGACGCACGTGGTTCAGCAGCGAGAAGGCAGAGTGCAACCTACAGTTCAGAAGAAAGGTGTTGGTATCAATGATGACAAAGGATTGGAAAAGGAAGCAGATGAGATGGGAGAAAAGGCAGCAAAGGGAATAGCTCAGTCTTCCAGGTTAGCATCGCAGTCAGCAGAACCTTCAGGTTCAATAGTTCAAAAGCAAGCAGCTAATGATCCACTGAAAGTTGACAAGGGACAAATAACATTTGATGCTGAAGGAAACAATGATTCTCAAAGCAGATATTATTCAAGAAGAGCACATTGGCCTGGCGGACCGTCAGGTGTAACTATAGGCAGAGGATATGATCTGGCGCATAGAGGATCAAAGAAACTTATAAAAGATGAGTTTACTTCTATAGGAATTGATTATTCAAAGTTCTCAGGTGCAATTGGCTTGCAGGGAGAAAAAGCTCAGGAATGGCTTAATGACAATAAAGACAGCTTGCCGGAAATTTCACTTGAGCAGCAGGAGAAATTGTTTAACCTGAGTTATACCAGTATTGAGAATGATGTTAAAAGAATTTCAACTAAAGAAGATGTGGTTGAAAAATATGGAGAAGTTAATTTTGATAAACTTGATCCTACCATTCGTGACATCATTGTAGATCTCAGGTTCCGAGGAGATTATTATGGAGATACAAGAAAATATGTTCAGGAACCAATGGTGAAGAATGACCTTCAGGCACTATACAAAGTAATGAAGGATAAGTCAAAATGGAAAAATGTTCCTGAAGACAGATTTAATCGCCGCGTTAAAGCCATAGAAGCAGCATTGGGCGTTAATGGTAATGCTACCAAAACGACTCCGGCTGCCACAGCATCTGCTCCGGCTTCAACAGGTAATCAGGTAAGTGATGGTGAGTATGTGGTTAAAAGCGGAGAGTCTCTCGATATTATTGCTGCTAAGTTCAAGACAGATGAGGCAACAATAAAAAATCTTAACAAGGACAAATTAAAACAATGGCCAACAAAGTCAGGCAAAGTTGTCTATGGATTTGCTGCAGGTGATAAGATCAATGTTCCTAAGGTTCAGAAGCCTTCGGAGAATATTACCAAATCACCTTTAGCAGAAGAAAAAGGACTTGTGGAAAGTTCCTTCGATTTATTAAATGATGCGATTGAAACAACTAAAGATTATGTAGAAGATAGTTGGGACTCTTTTACAAAAAGCGTTGGAAGCCTGTTCAGTTCAAGCGCAAGCGTTGAGAAATCCACTACTCCTGCTAAGGCTCAGGAAACAAAGTCAGACCCGGCGGCAACAACAAAAACAGAGAACAAAACTACAGCCCCGGCACCTGCTGCCCAGGAAACCGAGAAGAAAGGTATATACTCAAGCCAGAGAGATAATAAATATAGCGGTACCGATATTTATGGTGCAGGAACCAAAGGAGGCAATGTATCTGCAGACAATATGTGTAATGTGACATCTCTGGCAATGACATTAAAGAGCCATGCAAGTGAGCATGATCTGAAGACAAATACAGTTAATCTGTTAATCAATGGAGGTGGATATGCTGAGACAAAGCGTGCAGAACTTATGGGGTTTGATCTGGAAGATCTCATTATAAGAAGGTTTGTACAATTGGGTTCAGATTACTTCAAGAAAAATGTAATGGGCAAAGATTTTGAATTTGATAAGAATCCTCCTCATCAATTTGGCGCTTGTCTGTCACACGTTGGTAAACAGATTATTTCCGGTGTTCAGAAAACACTGGATTATTATGATGTATTTGATAAAACAAAATATGAGAAGATAGCTCCTGAACTTGATAAGGGCAACACGGGCTTCGGAGGAACTTATCTCACAGGCGGCCACGTGGTAAACCTGGTAAAGGTTGTATCAGACGGGCTCATCATAAATGATCCATATGGATTGATATTGGGAGTTAAGGGAAGCTATTTAAAGAACGGTGCAAAAATCGCCGATAACAAACAAAAGATTACTGATAATTTAACCACAATAGAAAAGCGTTTAAAATATAACTCAGCACTGCTGGCTCAAACCAAAGCCTATCTAACATCCACAGAGAAGTTATTCTCGCATAATATGGGTGAAAATGTTTTCGTAGATTGGGATGATGTAAAGACATTCTCCATATTCAGATGGCTTGTAATTTTAAAAGTGAAATAAAAAGATGAAAAAATTTTCTCCATTAGTTATGGCTATGATTGTAGCCTGCTCAACTCCTTCAGAAAAAACAGAGATGAAAGACACAACTGCTTATTCAGCAAAAGATACAGCATCAGCACCTGCTAATACAGAAAATGATATTGTAAAAAATGATATGACCATCCTGGCATTCCATAAACAAGTTCAGTCAACACCGCTCCGACTCAACCATAATGAGTCATATACATTACCAGATATTAAAGAAGAGGAAGGAAGCATTAAAGTATATGATCCTGCTTATGAGGAGCCGGTTGATCAGGCATCAGTTTCTTCATCTGGTGATAGCATTGCATATACAGCAGGTGATTATTCAGTAAGAGCAGTTCAGTTAAAATCATGCGGAGGACATCAGTATGCAGCACTCCTGATATCAGAGCTTATGGGAAGCTTTGAATCATATACATTAAAAGTATTCAGACTGGATAATGAAAAGTGGAATGATGTTACTGGTGAAGTGCTGAACCCAAAAGATTTAAGTACCATTACCACTGCAGGTATCTCAAAGGATGATTTTCACTACCTGATTGATAAGAATTCAATCAATGTTAAACTGAATCCTTCAAAGCTTGGTCCATCGTTTAAAGAGTCCAATGCTGATGACCCCATATTTAAAACCACCGAAGATGAAAGAAATAAAAGGCTCAAGCTGGAGTGGTCGGCCGATGCATGCAAATTTATTGTGAAATAAAACCTTGTTTAAATTAAAATCTAATAACCTTAATAAAATGTCACGTATTTCAATCCTATTATTGCTATCAATAATGATTTATTCATGTTCCGGTGAAAAGAATACAGAGCAGCAAGAAGTGAATACAGATTCCTCGGCTGTTATAGAAAAAGCAGCAGAGCAAACTGTAGACACTTCCACTTCAACAGTAACACAACCAAGCAGTGAAGTTGGTTCTTTTCCTTCATTTCTATCAAAATTTAAAGACCTTACGACACCTGTTGAACTTGTTGCGAGAGATCTTGAAGAAGATGAGCTTACAGCTATTGACACAAACTATCAGAGTAAATTCATTAAGCCATTTACCACCAAAATATCTGAAAAAGATTATCCATATAATTTCAATTATCCTGATTTTAAAACCGACAATTATAAGGCAATAGGAAAAGTGACCTTAAGTGAAAACGTAACTTTAGCGATATTTTCCTTGTTTTATGAAAGCTATACTTTTATAGGAGTGATTGCTTATGATAAAGATGGAAAGATCCTTGATGGCAAAATGGCAGCGGAAGAAGAGGGTGGCTCAGCTGTGAGAATGATATTAAAGGGGTCACTTGACAAGTCAGAGAATACAGTGGTTCTTAAAACTGACTATGTTGAAGAGCATTATGACGCAAAAGGAAAGCTTACAGAAAAGAATCCTAAAAAGACAACATATAAATTTGATTTGAGCATAGGAAAGTTTGTAGCTGAAAAATAATCAAAGCTGAATATAAATATAAAAGAGAGGTATTTCAAAGACGAGATAACCTCTCTTTTATTTTTATATATGGTAGCTTCATTCAAGTTGGAAGTATACAATACATGGATTGGATCTCTAACTTGTAAATATGTTTGGTGCCAAAAATATTTTACAAGGAAGAGGAGGATAATTTAAGATTCATTTAAGTTTTAAAATTTTTTTACTAACTCCTTGACTTTTAAATAAAACTTTCTACTTTTGAAAATCATTTTCAGGTACAGATTTTTTTGTACAAAGTTTTCGAGTACAAGTTTGTAATTATACTACCAGCTGTTGGATAATCTACAAGCCCCAGAGTTTGCATAAAACTCTTTCTTTATTAAATCCGGTTGTTGAATAAATTTTTGATGTTGGTTCCGGAATAAGTTAACAGCTTTTTCATTTTACTTTTATTCAAATAGCTATGGTAGAGTTTTTACATAAGAACCGGCAAGGTTCGAATAAACATCAGAATTTTCACCAGTCTCAACAGACGCAGCTTAAGCCATTAGAGAATAAAACAGAGGCAAATCAAGAAGAGGAATTTTCCAATGAATCCTTTCCTGAAACAGTATTTCAAAGAAAGTGGGACAGCTTTGGAGGAGATGATGAAAGCAGGAGTGAGCGGAGAGGTCCTGTTCCCGGATTCAATATTTATCATCCATAAAAGTGGAATTCAAATGTAACCATAAAGATTGGTTTTATTACGTCTTAGAAATTCAATTTACACTATAGTTTTAACCTATTTATTATGAAACATGTATTTCTTAATTTTTTATTTATTGTCATGGCAGGCACACTTTTCCAATGTTCAAAGAAGAAGGACGATCCGACACCTATTAAACAAAACGTTCAAAACGATTTCTTAGAGTTGGCAGGTGGGTCTTTTTCTTTGACAGGACAATCATATATTCAAGGAGAAGGTGAATATGATGTCTATGCTTCACTTCCATCTATCCTTTCAAGCATCCATTTGAATTTTTATGGTGACATTCCGGCTGAAGGGGCTACAAAAGTTTACAATTTAGAGGAAGCATTTTCCGGCTCTGTTAATATCAATACTGGACCATCGTCAGTTTTTTTTGCGGATGAAGGTAATGTTAGTGTGACAAATGATAGTGGAAGACTAATTGTTAAATTTACCAATCTTACTATAACTAAATATAATGATGGATCTACTGTCACTTCCAGTCTTCTTTTAACGGCTCCTAAGTAAGGATTTGGTCTTGCAAAGTAAAAATCAAAATGTATTAGGAACGTGAGCTTATCAGTAATGTAAGTCTTTTTAAACTTCAGTTCATACTTGGGATTGGTATATTTAAATGTGAAATATTACACTGTGTATTTCTCAGAAGTGATAGATTGTTTTACAGATGATCGAAGGGCGAAGATGCTGGAATTTAGATTTATTGAAGATTAATAGAGTAAAATAGTATTCAATTCATTTTTATCTTTTGATAAATTGTTCAACTGTTCAACTGTATAAATAGCTATGAGTAAAAAACCACTTTGTAAAATATATTTTAACCACAAACTTTTAATAAAAATGAAAAACCAAATGTTTTCGTGTGCCTTAGCTTTGGCTATGGTGAGTATTCTTTTTGTGTCTCTCGAAATGATAAGAATTGTAAACAATAGTTAAACGGCTAATATCTTTAGGTCCGCATTTACTAATGAAATTGTTCTCATTAATATTTCTAACAACTAATATTATAGCTTATGAAAAATCTTTTACTTTCTATTTTTTTTCTTTCAAGTTTTCAATTTGCAATAGCAAATAAAGTCCTTGTGACTTCTAGCTCTGACGATGTGAGTAATCCAACGTTTGGTATGCTTCGTTACTTCATTTACAATTCATCAAATGGAGACACCATTATGTTTAATGTACCTAACGTGAATCTATTAACCAAAATAGATATTATTACTTCTGTTGTGATTGATGGAGGCAAGGAAATGGTGACTATTGATGGAGGTTATAATGATCAATTGTTTAATGTTATAGCTTATAATTCCTCAACTACAATTTCAATAAAGAATCTGAAATTGATTAATGGCAAAATAATATCGGATAATGCTTGGGGCGGGGCTATGAAAGTTATAACAGGAGATGTATCTGGTGGAAAAGCGATTGTGGAAAACTGTATTTTTTATAACAACGAGGCGTTTGCTTTCCATGATGGACAAGGAGGTGCTTTATATAGTAAGGGGCTTGCCGGAGTATTTATCAATTGTTCTTTTTTTAATAACAAGTTAAGTGGCACTGCCGATCTTCAGGAAGGAGGAGCCGTTATGGCTTGGGGGGGTACATTCATTAATTGTGTTTTCTCTGGCAATCAAGCTAAAAATGTTGGAGGGGTGTATGCTCACCCTGATGCACAGTTCTTTAACTGTACGTTCGCAGGTAACAGGGCTACAGCAAGCAATTCTGTCGGTGGAATTCAATCAGATAAGGCCTATTTTGAAAATTGTATTGCATTTAACAACTATGCAAATTCTACTAGTAAAAATATAAACGCCATAAATTTTTCTTCAATTAAAAACTGTGCAATAGAATCGACCAATGCTTTAGTCGGTTTAAATGGAAATATCGGACTTAACACTTCTCCATTTAGAGGAGGAAGTGATGATGATAGTTTATCTTTAGTCCAAGGTTCACCTTGTATTGATGCAGGAACAAGTGATTTACTAGCTTGGCCAACTGATATTTTAGGTAATAAAAGGATAGCCGGAGCAAAAATTGATATGGGAGCTTATGAATATGGCTCTGCTCCGATCGCTGCAGGTATATTTACTTCTGTTGTACAAAAGGAACCTGTTTTATATCCGAACCCATCCAAGGGAACAGTATATTTAAATCAAGAGATTCTTCAAAATGGAATTTTCAGTATTGAAGTATTTGATTTGTTGGGCAAACTTATTTTAGTTCAGAATGATATGGATGAATCATGTATGTTGCTTATTGAGGAACAAGGCATCTTTCAGGTAAAAATTAGATCAAACAATACTGTTTATTTTCAAAAAATAGTTATAGAATAACTTTGATGTGATGGTGATTATTAATTTTTATTTACGTCGATTTTATAAATTTTTTCAACCTATTAAATCAACTAAACTAATGAAAAAACAAATCGTTTCATTGACCATAGCTTTTGCTATGGCAAGTATTCTTTTTATGTCTTGTAAAAAGGATGAAGATAATAAACCGCAACAATCAGGAG includes the following:
- a CDS encoding eCIS core domain-containing protein; protein product: MGDFLHKSLQNSDRNQNHHQSNQTQTKGSEQKPIQKAEAEAEHESITESPVAEVLQRKWDGDEGGEDKNKPRGPVPQMREEEEAPVQRYGPVPMQFKTDLEEEPVQRKGPVPPMSSDVEEPVQRYGPVPTQLQESEEEEPVQRKGPVPSINHGEGISQNNSSSASGKMPSLIQRKMESSFGQDFSDVNIHKDSSQSKELNAYAHTQGNDIHFAPGMYNPESQKGQELLGHELTHVVQQREGRVQPTVQKKGVNINDDEGLEKEADEMGSKAAKGVETGTVQRATGDGVQLKALEADKVDAYFKDYEKFAQDQLDHWYSKKTIADDKKLTGAMFSKAAKKVYDEKKDLSFVVPVEYALAQARLEGGLMGKERTEGNIFNVGAFDSGVTSTEQGINDKEKGFDAYYKLMSDSFLNNKTADTLLENGNFTTKSGGVYATNPFYEIEIKAEIGLMHYRDSEYALSGTVGKGKKNEAHDVEIVGGLLAQLGYITKDKVKDTDAVCAAILEFQTKELAPEDEEWFKKRMDLVTNATDKENMNIKLKNNKDGIVGKEGTTIGLLYFKTILSSKIPDLKGSEGTKEENTAVETVVNNASVVSTPSAESSATPATPSDVKVGVKDGQPVGSKSDIIKIQKSLKALGYYHGTADGFITRKDGSESDTVKAIKKFQKDHQLSESGNIDAGTDAEIVKAVAALPAAPAVTTPKVKAATKTTPATKTNTNKPAVKPEAVPAKSAEQIYKLHGGEMLAIGKEMLTVSKSNPGLVIKMLDYLSWYEKDNLAYNLSSHLSESDLSSIDKKLVQRLYNELDSGYTSDAEQKQLDKLNKFLPKAEVAKEVVKETKKETKPKVQNSSLEISGSVGKGGDNKAKDVLKIQGFLVNFNYLASSSEEITAVKTSNTQNPETRIDDKNLKDTIEAIKQYQKYGATTSASVASQDGKISKDKYTHTSMKEMNRIYNQYNDQKFEGVIANVLSDSQWRTQFRYGYNYRNGEDSKEKEYIDFVKETTGYDDPADLHKASNDKINKVKNEFEGATWWDTEGVKDSSIRTSQKAREAKPNYVCCWDTAKLMLGFSGATEKGDNHKVQTFVKDSQSGKFTNQAELGVKYIDAQLKSGKAVFVGIEKGADKTINEGTTDHYIIIVGKGKDGDKWYYNYFDPGTVNKANGYNKDKNRLYIGSDKKTVENGKTKLSQIRVNNE
- a CDS encoding choice-of-anchor Q domain-containing protein, which codes for MKNLLLSIFFLSSFQFAIANKVLVTSSSDDVSNPTFGMLRYFIYNSSNGDTIMFNVPNVNLLTKIDIITSVVIDGGKEMVTIDGGYNDQLFNVIAYNSSTTISIKNLKLINGKIISDNAWGGAMKVITGDVSGGKAIVENCIFYNNEAFAFHDGQGGALYSKGLAGVFINCSFFNNKLSGTADLQEGGAVMAWGGTFINCVFSGNQAKNVGGVYAHPDAQFFNCTFAGNRATASNSVGGIQSDKAYFENCIAFNNYANSTSKNINAINFSSIKNCAIESTNALVGLNGNIGLNTSPFRGGSDDDSLSLVQGSPCIDAGTSDLLAWPTDILGNKRIAGAKIDMGAYEYGSAPIAAGIFTSVVQKEPVLYPNPSKGTVYLNQEILQNGIFSIEVFDLLGKLILVQNDMDESCMLLIEEQGIFQVKIRSNNTVYFQKIVIE
- a CDS encoding eCIS core domain-containing protein — encoded protein: MGEFLQKRRQDTKNQNTHQSQQAKQATKDNQIQKKEAEPEQDISSESPVSEVLQRKWDNSDSSEDNNIRRGPVPPMSGGAENAVQRKGPIPLQFYAPDVEEESVQKKGPIPLQLQSSDEDEEPVQRKGPVQAMESEEEEEETVQKKGPVPTMAMEPEGQYDTGRETASDKLPSTVQAKMETSFGEDFSNVNIHKASSQSKDLNALAYTQGNDIHFAPGQYNTESQKGQELLGHELTHVVQQREGRVQPTVQKKGVGINDDKGLEKEADEMGEKAAKGIAQSSRLASQSAEPSGSIVQKQAANDPLKVDKGQITFDAEGNNDSQSRYYSRRAHWPGGPSGVTIGRGYDLAHRGSKKLIKDEFTSIGIDYSKFSGAIGLQGEKAQEWLNDNKDSLPEISLEQQEKLFNLSYTSIENDVKRISTKEDVVEKYGEVNFDKLDPTIRDIIVDLRFRGDYYGDTRKYVQEPMVKNDLQALYKVMKDKSKWKNVPEDRFNRRVKAIEAALGVNGNATKTTPAATASAPASTGNQVSDGEYVVKSGESLDIIAAKFKTDEATIKNLNKDKLKQWPTKSGKVVYGFAAGDKINVPKVQKPSENITKSPLAEEKGLVESSFDLLNDAIETTKDYVEDSWDSFTKSVGSLFSSSASVEKSTTPAKAQETKSDPAATTKTENKTTAPAPAAQETEKKGIYSSQRDNKYSGTDIYGAGTKGGNVSADNMCNVTSLAMTLKSHASEHDLKTNTVNLLINGGGYAETKRAELMGFDLEDLIIRRFVQLGSDYFKKNVMGKDFEFDKNPPHQFGACLSHVGKQIISGVQKTLDYYDVFDKTKYEKIAPELDKGNTGFGGTYLTGGHVVNLVKVVSDGLIINDPYGLILGVKGSYLKNGAKIADNKQKITDNLTTIEKRLKYNSALLAQTKAYLTSTEKLFSHNMGENVFVDWDDVKTFSIFRWLVILKVK